A region of Micromonospora sp. WMMD882 DNA encodes the following proteins:
- the rph gene encoding ribonuclease PH — protein MARPDGRRPDQLRPVTLTRGWSTHPEGSVLVEFGGTRVLCTASVTEGVPRWRKGSGLGWVTAEYAMLPRATNTRSDRESIRGKVGGRTHEISRLIGRSLRACVDLKALGENSIVLDCDVLQADGGTRTASITGAYVALYDAVTWLAARKSLTAKPEKVMRRSVAAVSVGVIAGEARLDLDYAEDVVAEVDMNVVCTGAGDFVEVQGTGESGVFARDQLDALLDLAVAGCADLAEAQRSALA, from the coding sequence ATGGCGCGACCTGACGGGCGGCGGCCCGATCAACTCCGACCGGTGACGCTGACCCGGGGCTGGAGCACCCATCCCGAGGGCTCGGTCCTGGTGGAGTTCGGCGGCACCCGGGTGCTCTGCACGGCGAGCGTGACCGAGGGGGTGCCCCGCTGGCGGAAGGGCTCCGGGCTGGGTTGGGTGACCGCCGAGTACGCCATGCTGCCCCGGGCCACCAACACCCGCTCCGACCGGGAGAGCATCCGGGGGAAGGTCGGCGGGCGTACCCACGAGATCTCCCGGCTGATCGGCCGCAGCCTGCGGGCCTGCGTGGACCTCAAGGCGCTCGGCGAGAACTCGATCGTGCTCGACTGCGACGTCCTGCAGGCCGACGGCGGCACCCGCACCGCCTCGATCACCGGCGCGTACGTCGCCCTGTACGACGCGGTGACCTGGCTGGCCGCCCGCAAGTCGCTGACCGCCAAACCGGAGAAGGTCATGCGCCGCTCGGTGGCGGCGGTCAGCGTCGGCGTGATCGCCGGCGAGGCCCGCCTCGACCTGGACTACGCGGAGGACGTCGTCGCCGAGGTCGACATGAACGTCGTCTGCACCGGCGCGGGTGACTTCGTCGAGGTGCAGGGCACCGGCGAGTCCGGCGTCTTCGCCCGGGACCAGCTCGACGCCCTGCTCGACCTGGCCGTGGCGGGCTGCGCGGACCTCGCCGAGGCCCAGCGGTCGGCGCTGGCGTGA
- a CDS encoding M67 family metallopeptidase, with protein MLSIDRSIVDAIVAHARRDHPDEACGVVAGPAGSDTPTRHIPMENAARSMTFYEFDSMEHLRVWREMDDRDEEPLVIYHSHTATEAYPSRTDISFAGEPGAHYLLVSTRDPDTEEIRSFRIVDGVVTEEPVRVVDATVDPHAVQSYMFGQSPATVDYECSDR; from the coding sequence GTGCTGAGCATCGACCGGTCGATCGTCGACGCGATCGTCGCGCACGCGCGCCGGGACCACCCCGACGAGGCGTGTGGCGTCGTCGCCGGCCCCGCCGGCAGTGACACCCCGACCCGGCACATCCCGATGGAGAACGCCGCCCGCTCGATGACGTTCTACGAGTTCGACTCGATGGAGCACCTGCGGGTCTGGCGCGAGATGGACGACCGCGACGAGGAGCCGCTGGTCATCTACCACTCGCACACCGCGACCGAGGCGTACCCGTCCCGGACGGACATCTCGTTCGCCGGTGAGCCGGGCGCACACTACCTCCTCGTCTCCACCCGCGATCCCGACACGGAGGAGATCCGCTCCTTCCGCATCGTGGACGGCGTGGTGACCGAGGAGCCGGTCCGGGTCGTGGACGCCACCGTCGACCCGCACGCCGTCCAGTCCTACATGTTCGGGCAGAGCCCGGCCACGGTCGACTACGAGTGTTCCGACCGCTGA
- a CDS encoding pyridoxal-phosphate dependent enzyme, producing the protein MARYDSLLDACGGTPLIGLPRLSPTVPDGAPPVRLWAKLEDRNPTGSIKDRTALFMVRAAERSGRLRPGDTILEPTSGNTGISLAMVAKLRGYRLVCVMPENVSTERVQLLRMYGAEIIFSPAAGGSNQAVATAKQIAAEHPDWVMLFQYGNEANARAHYETTGPELLHDLPTITHFVAGLGTTGTLMGTGRYLREKVEGIQIVAAEPRYGELVYGLRNIDEGYVPELYDATVLSRRFSVGTRDAVLRTRQLVEVEGIFAGFSTGAILHAALAVAHEAVRDGRRADVAFVVCDGGWKYLSTGAYGGTLADAEEALEGQLWA; encoded by the coding sequence ATGGCGCGGTACGACAGTCTCCTCGACGCCTGCGGCGGGACGCCCCTGATCGGGCTGCCCCGACTGTCGCCGACGGTGCCCGACGGGGCGCCGCCGGTGCGGCTCTGGGCCAAGCTGGAGGACCGCAACCCCACCGGCAGCATCAAGGACCGGACGGCGTTGTTCATGGTCCGGGCGGCGGAACGCTCCGGGCGGCTCCGCCCGGGTGACACCATCCTGGAGCCGACCAGCGGCAACACCGGCATCTCGCTGGCCATGGTGGCGAAGCTGCGCGGCTACCGGCTGGTGTGCGTGATGCCGGAGAACGTCTCCACCGAGCGGGTGCAACTGCTCCGGATGTACGGCGCGGAAATCATCTTCTCGCCGGCCGCCGGCGGTTCCAACCAGGCGGTCGCCACCGCCAAGCAGATCGCCGCCGAGCACCCCGACTGGGTGATGCTCTTCCAGTACGGCAACGAGGCGAACGCCCGGGCGCACTACGAGACGACCGGGCCGGAGCTGCTGCACGACCTGCCCACGATCACCCACTTCGTGGCCGGGCTGGGCACCACCGGCACGCTCATGGGCACCGGGCGCTACCTGCGGGAGAAGGTCGAGGGCATCCAGATCGTCGCGGCCGAGCCGCGCTACGGCGAGCTGGTCTACGGCCTGCGCAACATCGACGAGGGCTACGTTCCGGAGCTCTACGACGCGACGGTGCTCTCCCGGCGCTTCTCGGTGGGCACCCGGGACGCGGTGCTGCGTACCCGGCAACTGGTCGAGGTCGAAGGGATCTTCGCCGGGTTCTCCACCGGCGCGATCCTGCACGCCGCCCTGGCTGTGGCCCACGAGGCGGTCCGGGACGGCCGGCGGGCCGACGTCGCCTTCGTGGTCTGCGACGGCGGCTGGAAGTACCTCTCCACCGGCGCGTACGGCGGCACCCTCGCCGACGCCGAAGAGGCCCTCGAAGGCCAACTCTGGGCCTGA
- a CDS encoding DUF2017 domain-containing protein yields MFRRRGGQYVATFAVDEVRVLRKVASEVVGLLTDGFDHTDPVVGRLFPEVYADDAASSAEFRRYTEGDLKTAKIDQAGAILAALPDEHGGEVRLDAEAAEAWLRALNDARLAMGVRLGVQEGTDLGDELDEAVAVDPTSTRVFQLSVYAYLGYLQESLLNALLD; encoded by the coding sequence ATGTTCCGTCGCCGGGGCGGCCAGTACGTCGCCACCTTCGCCGTGGACGAGGTCCGCGTGCTGCGCAAGGTCGCCTCCGAGGTGGTGGGCCTGCTCACCGACGGCTTCGACCACACCGACCCGGTGGTGGGCCGGCTCTTCCCCGAGGTGTACGCCGACGACGCGGCCAGCTCGGCCGAGTTCCGCCGGTACACCGAGGGCGACCTCAAGACCGCGAAGATCGACCAGGCGGGCGCGATCCTCGCCGCCCTGCCCGACGAGCACGGCGGCGAGGTACGCCTGGACGCGGAGGCGGCCGAGGCGTGGCTGCGGGCGCTCAACGACGCCCGGCTCGCGATGGGCGTACGGCTGGGCGTCCAGGAGGGCACCGACCTCGGCGACGAGTTGGACGAGGCGGTGGCCGTGGACCCCACCTCGACCCGCGTCTTCCAGCTCTCCGTGTACGCCTACCTGGGCTACCTCCAGGAGTCGCTGCTCAACGCGCTCCTCGACTGA
- a CDS encoding aldo/keto reductase, which produces MQYRRIGSVEVSAIGLGAMPLSVQGRPDTERAVRTIHAALDAGVTLIDTADAYSLGSDDFGHNESLIASALAGYGGDTSGVLVATKGGHTRPGGEEWARDGSPEHLRAACNASLKRLGVDAIGLYQFHRPDPTVPYAESIGALRELADAGKIRMAGISNADPEQIRLARDILGEHLVSVQNEFSPAFRSSEPELRLCAELGLAFLPWSPLGGIGRAGSLGERFAPFARVAERHGVSPQQVCLAWQLALAPVVIPIPGASRPETIRDSAAAAHLTLTAEEVATLSGD; this is translated from the coding sequence ATGCAGTACCGCCGTATCGGATCGGTCGAGGTGAGCGCGATCGGGCTCGGCGCCATGCCGTTGTCGGTCCAGGGCCGCCCCGACACCGAGCGTGCCGTCCGGACCATCCACGCCGCGCTGGACGCGGGCGTCACGCTGATCGACACCGCCGACGCGTACTCGTTGGGATCGGACGACTTCGGGCACAACGAGTCGCTGATCGCCAGCGCCCTCGCCGGGTACGGCGGGGACACCTCGGGCGTCCTGGTCGCCACCAAGGGCGGGCACACCCGTCCCGGCGGCGAGGAGTGGGCCCGCGACGGTTCGCCGGAGCACCTGCGCGCCGCCTGCAACGCGTCGCTGAAGCGGCTCGGGGTGGACGCGATCGGGCTCTACCAGTTCCACCGGCCCGACCCGACCGTCCCGTACGCCGAGTCGATCGGGGCGCTGCGGGAGCTGGCCGACGCCGGCAAGATCCGGATGGCCGGCATCTCGAACGCCGACCCGGAGCAGATCCGACTGGCCCGGGACATCCTCGGCGAGCACCTGGTCTCGGTGCAGAACGAGTTCTCCCCCGCCTTCCGCAGCAGCGAGCCGGAGCTGCGCCTCTGCGCCGAGCTGGGGTTGGCGTTCCTGCCCTGGTCGCCGCTCGGCGGCATCGGCCGGGCCGGCTCGCTGGGCGAACGGTTCGCGCCGTTCGCCCGGGTCGCCGAGCGGCACGGGGTCAGCCCGCAGCAGGTCTGTCTCGCCTGGCAGCTCGCGCTCGCCCCGGTGGTGATCCCGATCCCGGGCGCGAGCCGCCCGGAGACCATCCGCGACTCCGCGGCCGCCGCCCACCTGACCCTCACCGCCGAGGAGGTGGCCACCCTCAGCGGCGACTGA
- a CDS encoding MoaD family protein: protein MAIEVRIPTILRGHTGGAKVVEGAGDTLADLLNDLDSRHGGLRARLVTETGTLHRFVNVYVNDEDVRFLGALDAKLSDGDTVTILPAVAGGALGFAALAAMSGHGSVRASVAAR from the coding sequence ATGGCCATCGAAGTTCGCATCCCCACCATCCTGCGCGGTCACACCGGCGGCGCGAAGGTCGTCGAGGGGGCCGGGGACACCCTGGCCGACCTGCTCAACGATCTCGACAGCCGGCACGGCGGGCTGCGCGCCCGGCTGGTCACCGAGACCGGCACGCTGCACCGGTTCGTCAACGTCTACGTCAACGACGAGGACGTCCGTTTCCTCGGCGCGCTCGACGCCAAGCTGTCCGACGGCGACACGGTGACGATCCTGCCGGCCGTGGCCGGGGGCGCGCTGGGCTTCGCCGCGCTGGCGGCGATGAGCGGGCACGGCAGCGTCCGCGCCTCCGTCGCCGCCCGCTGA
- a CDS encoding MBL fold metallo-hydrolase, with the protein MRLTVLGCAGSFPGPESACSAYLVEAAGFRLLLDFGTGSLSALQRYAGLHAPDAIVLSHLHCDHILDAASYVVVRRYGPDGPYPPLPVYAPAGAPDRLQAVYGHQEEAGVDDVYQFYALEPGTFPIGPFTVTVDRVNHPVETYGVRLEHDGRTLCYSSDTAPCEPLLRLAQDADVFLCEASYLDGVDNPPDLHLTGREAGEAATKAGVGRLLLTHLVTAWGSEAQTVEAAGAAFAGPLEVVRPGCRYEV; encoded by the coding sequence ATGAGATTGACCGTGCTGGGCTGTGCGGGCAGCTTTCCCGGCCCCGAGTCCGCCTGTTCCGCGTACCTGGTGGAGGCCGCCGGTTTCCGGCTGCTGCTGGATTTCGGCACCGGCTCGCTCTCCGCCCTCCAGCGGTACGCCGGGCTGCACGCCCCGGACGCGATCGTCCTGTCCCACCTGCACTGCGACCACATTCTCGACGCCGCCTCGTACGTGGTGGTGCGTCGGTACGGCCCGGACGGCCCGTACCCGCCGTTGCCGGTGTACGCCCCGGCCGGCGCCCCCGACCGGTTGCAGGCCGTGTACGGCCACCAGGAGGAAGCCGGCGTCGACGACGTCTACCAGTTCTACGCCCTCGAACCGGGCACCTTCCCGATCGGCCCGTTCACCGTCACCGTCGACCGGGTCAACCACCCCGTCGAGACGTACGGCGTCCGGCTGGAACACGACGGTCGGACGTTGTGCTACTCCTCGGACACCGCCCCCTGCGAGCCACTGCTGCGGCTGGCCCAGGACGCCGACGTGTTCCTCTGCGAGGCCAGCTACCTCGACGGGGTGGACAACCCGCCGGACCTGCACCTGACCGGACGGGAGGCCGGTGAGGCGGCCACCAAGGCCGGCGTGGGCCGGCTGCTCCTCACCCACCTGGTCACCGCCTGGGGCAGTGAGGCGCAGACCGTCGAGGCGGCCGGCGCCGCGTTCGCCGGGCCGCTGGAGGTCGTCCGTCCGGGCTGCCGCTACGAGGTCTGA
- a CDS encoding glycosyltransferase → MRVVRLANFVTDRSGGLRTALWNLGVGYRAAGHQPVLVTPGARAGDELTDAGRIITLPGPPLPRSGGYRLLTGRRALARLLERLAPDRLEVSDRATLRWTGDWARAHGVRSAMVSHECLTGLLGQWRAPAARRLADRLNGRTADTYDRIVCTTRWAAEEFHRIGATNVDLVPLGVDLGAFHPSRHDPGLRARHVTGDEVLLAHCGRLSVEKRPDLSVDTLAELRRAGVPAVLVVAGDGPLRPALERRAAGLPVRFTGFLPDRSAVAALLASADVALAPGPVETFGLAGLEALACGTPVVCHAASALPEVVGPAGLAAYGMPGALADAVRRLLDRPAGDRRAAARARAEQFGWPAAVTGFLRALDAPAPRPVP, encoded by the coding sequence CTGCGGGTCGTCCGGCTGGCGAACTTCGTCACCGACCGCTCGGGCGGCCTGCGGACCGCGTTGTGGAACCTGGGGGTCGGCTACCGGGCCGCCGGACACCAGCCGGTGCTGGTGACGCCGGGCGCGCGTGCCGGTGACGAGCTGACCGACGCCGGCCGGATCATCACCCTGCCCGGCCCGCCGCTGCCGCGTTCCGGCGGCTACCGGCTGCTGACCGGTCGCCGTGCGCTGGCCCGCCTGCTGGAGCGGCTGGCCCCGGACCGGCTGGAGGTGTCCGACCGCGCCACCCTGCGGTGGACCGGCGACTGGGCCCGGGCGCACGGCGTCCGGTCGGCGATGGTCTCCCACGAGTGCCTGACCGGCCTGCTCGGGCAGTGGCGGGCGCCCGCCGCCCGGCGGCTCGCCGACCGGCTCAACGGCCGCACCGCCGACACGTACGACCGGATCGTCTGCACCACCCGGTGGGCGGCGGAGGAGTTCCACCGGATCGGCGCGACGAACGTGGACCTGGTGCCGCTCGGCGTGGACCTGGGCGCCTTCCACCCGTCCCGTCACGATCCGGGGCTGCGGGCCCGGCACGTCACCGGGGACGAGGTGCTGTTGGCGCACTGCGGCCGGCTGTCCGTGGAGAAGCGACCGGACCTCAGCGTCGACACGCTCGCCGAGCTGCGGCGCGCGGGCGTGCCGGCGGTGCTGGTGGTGGCCGGTGACGGCCCGCTGCGTCCGGCCCTGGAACGTCGCGCCGCCGGCCTGCCGGTGCGGTTCACCGGGTTCCTGCCCGACCGGTCGGCGGTGGCCGCCCTGCTGGCCAGCGCCGACGTGGCGCTCGCGCCCGGGCCGGTGGAGACCTTCGGGCTGGCCGGGCTGGAAGCGCTGGCCTGCGGCACGCCGGTGGTGTGCCACGCGGCCAGCGCGCTGCCGGAGGTGGTCGGGCCGGCCGGCCTGGCCGCGTACGGGATGCCCGGGGCGCTGGCCGACGCGGTCCGCCGGCTGCTCGACCGACCGGCCGGCGACCGTCGGGCCGCCGCCCGGGCCCGGGCGGAACAGTTCGGGTGGCCCGCCGCCGTCACCGGTTTCCTCCGCGCGCTCGACGCCCCCGCGCCCCGTCCCGTCCCGTAA
- the clpS gene encoding ATP-dependent Clp protease adapter ClpS — MAAPQVAPVETPDTEEVPVSDRPWVTIVWDDPVNLMTYVTWVFQKLFGYSRERAEQLMLDVHHKGRAVVSTGARERMEHDASQLHAYGLWATVDRA; from the coding sequence ATGGCGGCTCCACAGGTGGCACCGGTCGAGACGCCGGACACCGAAGAGGTGCCGGTCTCGGACCGGCCATGGGTGACGATCGTGTGGGACGATCCGGTCAATTTGATGACGTATGTGACCTGGGTCTTCCAGAAGCTCTTCGGCTACAGCCGGGAGAGGGCCGAGCAGTTGATGCTGGACGTGCACCACAAGGGCCGGGCGGTGGTCTCCACCGGCGCGCGGGAACGGATGGAGCATGACGCGTCGCAACTGCACGCGTACGGCCTGTGGGCGACGGTGGACCGCGCGTGA
- a CDS encoding glycosyltransferase family 1 protein: MRIAIVTESFPPDVNGVAHSVVRVAEHLLARGHELLVVAPAPPGGRRRTVDDQPYPVVRIPSVPMPRYQSFRLGLPGSRLADTLLTYAPDVVHLASPFVLGGRAATLAARHRLPTVAVYQTDVASYAREYRLGWGEAAAWRRIREIHNSAGRTLAPSTRAAADLIANGVERIWLWRRGVDAERFQPARRDPAIRRRLAPDGQVLVGYVGRLASEKRIELLAETARLPGVRVVVVGDGPSRRELTRALPGVLFLGARHGDELARIYASLDVFAHTGPYETFGQTVQEALASGVPVVAPAAGGPVDLVQSGRTGLLVPPGDGTALAAAVADLAADPRRRREYGEAGRAAVSRRSWAAIGDELLGHYRAVRAAPATSGLVAGA; encoded by the coding sequence ATGCGGATCGCCATCGTGACGGAGTCGTTCCCGCCGGACGTCAACGGCGTGGCGCACTCCGTCGTCCGGGTCGCCGAGCACCTGCTGGCACGGGGGCACGAGCTGCTGGTCGTCGCGCCCGCCCCACCCGGCGGCCGACGTCGGACGGTCGACGACCAGCCGTACCCGGTGGTCCGTATCCCGAGCGTGCCGATGCCCCGCTACCAGAGTTTCCGGCTGGGGCTGCCCGGCAGCCGGCTCGCCGACACCCTGCTGACGTACGCGCCGGACGTGGTGCATCTGGCCAGCCCGTTCGTGCTCGGTGGGCGGGCGGCGACGCTGGCCGCCCGGCACCGGCTGCCGACGGTGGCCGTCTACCAGACCGACGTGGCCTCGTACGCGCGGGAGTACCGGCTCGGATGGGGTGAGGCGGCGGCCTGGCGGCGGATCCGCGAGATCCACAACAGCGCGGGCCGTACCCTCGCGCCGTCCACCCGGGCCGCCGCCGACCTGATCGCCAACGGCGTGGAACGGATCTGGCTGTGGCGGCGCGGCGTCGACGCGGAACGCTTCCAACCGGCCCGGCGGGACCCGGCGATCCGGCGTCGGCTCGCCCCGGACGGGCAGGTCCTGGTCGGCTACGTCGGGCGGCTCGCGTCGGAGAAGCGGATCGAGCTGCTGGCCGAAACCGCCCGGCTGCCCGGGGTACGGGTGGTGGTGGTCGGGGACGGCCCGTCCCGGCGGGAGCTGACCCGCGCCCTGCCCGGGGTGCTGTTTCTCGGCGCCCGGCACGGCGACGAGCTGGCCCGCATCTACGCCAGCCTGGACGTGTTCGCGCACACCGGCCCGTACGAGACCTTCGGGCAGACGGTGCAGGAGGCGTTGGCCAGCGGCGTGCCGGTGGTCGCCCCGGCCGCCGGGGGGCCGGTGGACCTGGTCCAGTCGGGCCGGACCGGACTGCTGGTGCCACCCGGGGACGGCACGGCGCTCGCGGCGGCCGTGGCCGACCTGGCCGCCGACCCGCGACGCCGCCGCGAGTACGGGGAAGCCGGACGGGCGGCGGTGAGCCGACGCAGTTGGGCCGCGATCGGCGACGAGCTGCTCGGCCACTACCGGGCGGTGCGCGCCGCCCCGGCGACCAGCGGGCTGGTGGCGGGCGCGTGA